Proteins from a single region of Verrucomicrobiota bacterium:
- a CDS encoding (Fe-S)-binding protein translates to MKITLFIPCFIDQFYPEVGISVVKILEKLGHQVEFPEEQTCCGQPAFNSGLWDEARAVAQQALKAFKNAEVVVTPSGSCGAMMRVFYPQLFQGTPQHEEAKILAAKTYEFSEFLVKKLNVTDLGASFPGKATFHDGCHGLREMHLKDEPRQLLKHVRGLELVEMNPKETCCGFGGTFAVKFPMISSAMGEAKCAAIEETTADYVISLDSSCLMHIQGMLNKQGKKVRGLHLAEVLAQGL, encoded by the coding sequence ATGAAGATCACATTGTTTATACCGTGTTTTATTGACCAGTTCTATCCCGAGGTCGGGATCAGCGTGGTCAAGATATTGGAAAAGCTGGGACACCAGGTGGAGTTCCCGGAGGAACAAACCTGCTGCGGTCAGCCGGCCTTTAATTCGGGCCTGTGGGATGAGGCGCGCGCGGTGGCTCAACAGGCGTTGAAGGCTTTCAAAAACGCCGAAGTCGTCGTCACCCCGTCCGGCTCCTGCGGCGCCATGATGCGGGTGTTTTATCCGCAGTTGTTTCAAGGCACACCCCAGCATGAGGAAGCCAAAATCCTAGCGGCCAAGACGTATGAGTTCTCCGAGTTCCTAGTAAAAAAGCTCAACGTGACGGATTTGGGCGCGTCGTTTCCCGGCAAGGCCACGTTTCATGATGGCTGCCACGGGCTGCGCGAGATGCACCTCAAGGACGAACCCCGCCAACTGCTCAAGCACGTGCGCGGTCTGGAGCTGGTGGAGATGAACCCCAAGGAAACCTGCTGCGGTTTCGGCGGCACGTTTGCCGTCAAGTTCCCCATGATTTCCTCCGCGATGGGCGAGGCCAAATGCGCCGCCATCGAGGAAACCACCGCCGATTACGTCATCTCGCTCGATTCCAGTTGCCTGATGCACATCCAGGGGATGCTGAACAAGCAGGGTAAAAAAGTTCGTGGACTCCACCTCGCCGAGGTGCTTGCTCAAGGCCTATGA
- a CDS encoding bifunctional fucokinase/fucose-1-phosphate guanylyltransferase translates to MTSTPTTVQCLLTLPPRAAAEFRAPEGQSNCQWIVTTDPEGQSVGSGGATAHVLVEAWRRLGAGQSFGDWLRSSRKLIINGGGEHRALPAYAASGKPLIPISVMRWARGQRLDQTLLDLLLPDCLKILGQAPDSLPVMVVSGDVLLRLPAQLPKLPVADVLGLGLWQTPERAHGFGVFITTRQRPNDLSQFLQKPAAAQLRALPNDQIYLVDTGAWLFSAQAIEVLLERCGWVAQQGAFAGGRVQACGLYRDFGPALGAHPSVQNPLINRLSCAVVPLPGADIYRFSSSQEMIESVSRMQSVELDETKLGLMGAKRHPDQYIQNTQFDYLLSREQNQALWLENSHVPATWELASNHVVTGAPANQWPLKLEAGACLDFVPVGETDYCVRAYGIRDTFSGTVEAATTLWFDWPLADWFRARGISLEKAGLVAGLDIQDAPLFPVLAAKAMDPQFLHWLFAARPAANAGFSALWQSSRRLSARQLITEINWRRHTEQRAKLRNGCLLPMLRNYRYSVFFKLDLESTARLFATGDQPLPKLDMDAGDGQEPLQQVHDQMFRAAVLRHRGTADWEQYESKAFALLQEMIVRDAQLSPVLPHSNVQEDQIVWGRSPVRLDLAGGWTDTPPYCLEYGGKVLNMAVDLNSQPPIQVFGKLGAEPALVLRSIDLGVEQRIHTYEELDTYARPGSEFALAKAALALAGFLPRFHATGGAPSLKDQLLEQFGGGIEVSMLSAVPKGSGLGTSSILAATLLATLSDLCGLNWDRNVLFIRTLALEQMLTTGGGWQDQAGAIFRGIKLVETGPGLSQKPTLRWLPPHLFEREYANKTVLLYYTGITRLAKNILQEIVRGIFLNSPSHLRIIGEIGLNAELTYQAIQQCDYNDLTACIRRSWTLNQRLDSGTNPPEVQRILTPVEDYLAATKLLGAGGGGFLLMFAKDEEAARRIQKTLTAQPPNPRARFVQLSLSDTGLQITRS, encoded by the coding sequence ATGACCTCAACCCCAACCACTGTGCAGTGCCTGTTGACGCTTCCGCCGCGGGCGGCGGCCGAATTTCGCGCCCCGGAGGGCCAATCCAATTGCCAATGGATTGTGACCACTGACCCGGAGGGTCAATCCGTGGGCTCAGGCGGGGCCACCGCGCACGTGCTGGTGGAGGCTTGGCGGCGCCTCGGTGCGGGACAGTCGTTTGGCGATTGGTTGCGCAGTTCTCGCAAGCTGATCATCAATGGCGGCGGGGAACACCGTGCCTTGCCAGCGTATGCTGCGAGCGGCAAGCCGTTGATTCCGATTTCCGTCATGCGTTGGGCGCGCGGACAGCGCCTGGATCAAACGTTACTCGATTTATTGTTGCCCGATTGCTTGAAGATCCTGGGCCAGGCGCCAGACAGCCTGCCGGTGATGGTGGTCAGCGGTGACGTCCTGTTGCGGTTGCCGGCGCAACTGCCCAAGCTGCCGGTGGCGGATGTGCTCGGATTAGGTCTGTGGCAAACGCCGGAACGGGCGCATGGCTTTGGTGTTTTTATCACCACCCGCCAGCGCCCCAATGACTTGTCCCAGTTTCTGCAAAAGCCGGCGGCAGCGCAGTTGCGGGCGTTGCCGAATGACCAGATTTACCTGGTGGACACAGGTGCCTGGCTCTTTAGCGCGCAGGCCATTGAAGTGTTGCTGGAACGCTGCGGCTGGGTGGCACAGCAAGGAGCGTTCGCCGGGGGCCGGGTGCAGGCGTGCGGTTTATACCGGGATTTCGGACCGGCATTGGGGGCGCATCCCTCGGTGCAGAATCCGCTCATCAACCGCCTATCCTGCGCGGTGGTGCCGCTGCCGGGCGCGGATATTTACCGTTTCAGTTCCAGCCAGGAAATGATCGAATCCGTATCCCGCATGCAGAGCGTGGAACTGGATGAAACCAAGCTGGGGCTGATGGGTGCCAAGCGGCATCCGGATCAATATATCCAGAACACGCAGTTTGATTACCTCCTGAGTCGCGAGCAAAATCAGGCGTTATGGCTGGAAAATAGCCATGTGCCCGCCACCTGGGAACTGGCCAGCAACCATGTGGTGACCGGCGCGCCAGCCAATCAGTGGCCGCTTAAGTTGGAGGCGGGAGCCTGCCTGGATTTTGTGCCCGTGGGCGAAACCGATTATTGCGTTCGCGCCTATGGCATTCGCGATACTTTTTCTGGCACCGTGGAGGCGGCCACCACGCTCTGGTTTGATTGGCCACTGGCGGACTGGTTTCGGGCACGTGGCATCAGTCTGGAAAAAGCCGGCTTGGTTGCCGGTCTGGACATCCAGGATGCGCCGCTGTTTCCCGTGCTCGCCGCCAAGGCGATGGATCCCCAGTTCCTGCACTGGCTGTTTGCGGCCAGACCGGCGGCGAATGCGGGTTTTTCCGCCCTTTGGCAGTCCTCGCGCCGGCTTTCGGCCCGCCAACTGATCACGGAGATTAACTGGCGTCGGCATACTGAGCAGCGCGCCAAGTTACGCAATGGTTGCCTGTTGCCCATGCTGCGGAATTATCGGTACAGCGTGTTTTTCAAACTCGACTTGGAAAGCACCGCCCGGCTGTTTGCCACCGGCGACCAACCTTTGCCCAAGCTGGATATGGATGCGGGCGATGGTCAGGAACCGCTGCAGCAGGTGCATGATCAGATGTTTCGGGCCGCCGTGCTGCGCCATCGGGGTACGGCCGACTGGGAACAATACGAATCAAAGGCCTTTGCGCTTTTGCAGGAGATGATTGTGCGGGACGCCCAATTGTCGCCGGTGTTGCCGCACAGCAATGTGCAGGAAGATCAGATTGTCTGGGGGCGCAGCCCGGTGCGGTTGGACTTGGCCGGGGGCTGGACAGATACACCGCCTTACTGTCTGGAATACGGCGGCAAAGTGCTGAATATGGCGGTGGATTTGAACAGTCAACCGCCCATCCAAGTGTTTGGCAAACTCGGTGCCGAACCGGCACTGGTGTTGCGTTCGATTGACCTGGGGGTGGAGCAACGCATCCACACATACGAGGAGCTGGATACCTATGCCCGGCCCGGTAGCGAATTTGCTTTGGCAAAAGCGGCGCTAGCGCTGGCGGGGTTCCTGCCGAGGTTTCATGCCACGGGCGGAGCCCCTTCACTCAAGGACCAGTTATTGGAGCAGTTTGGCGGCGGCATTGAGGTCTCGATGCTGTCGGCGGTGCCCAAAGGTTCCGGGCTGGGCACCAGCAGCATCCTGGCCGCCACGCTGCTGGCGACCCTGAGCGATCTGTGCGGGCTGAACTGGGACCGAAACGTCTTGTTTATCCGCACGCTGGCGCTGGAACAGATGCTTACCACCGGCGGCGGCTGGCAGGACCAGGCTGGCGCCATTTTCCGCGGCATAAAACTGGTGGAAACCGGGCCTGGGCTCTCGCAGAAGCCCACGTTGCGCTGGCTGCCACCGCACCTGTTTGAACGGGAATACGCCAATAAAACGGTGTTGCTGTATTATACCGGTATCACCCGGCTGGCGAAAAACATCCTCCAGGAAATCGTGCGCGGAATTTTCCTCAATTCACCCTCGCACTTGCGGATCATCGGGGAGATTGGGCTCAACGCGGAATTGACCTATCAAGCCATTCAACAGTGCGATTATAACGACTTGACGGCGTGCATTCGCCGCAGTTGGACGTTAAATCAGCGATTGGATTCCGGCACCAACCCGCCGGAGGTGCAGCGCATCCTAACCCCGGTGGAAGATTATCTGGCGGCCACCAAGCTGCTGGGTGCGGGTGGTGGCGGATTCCTGCTGATGTTCGCCAAGGATGAGGAAGCCGCGCGCCGCATTCAGAAAACCCTGACCGCCCAGCCGCCCAATCCGCGGGCGCGCTTTGTGCAACTGAGCCTCTCGGATACGGGATTGCAGATCACGCGGAGCTGA
- a CDS encoding DUF2961 domain-containing protein, with the protein MRSTWKYLWNLGMVLLGTISVLAGEEPPMIPVGLDAYRMWERWPYQRIGARAYMRSTYDRRGGNEGADASHFLYQLADDFNVTLDVEGPGILCFARYNHWHGSPWHYVVDGQDHLLQETGTADPVNAKKTLTRTTFLPENLLPEPLAWTWSTTKGADLMWVPMGFEKSFRMAYSRTRYGTGYYIYHQYVRGANLSQPIQAWDGKNPPDGDVLALINRAGTDLTTDSKTINKTPQQASNTVVGVLQEGKPQVLATLADGPATLRKLEFTVSREHALKFGRARLRITWDGRPQPSVDAPLALFFGAGVLYNRNQQPYLVKGFPVHIRYQDDSVTLACYFPMPYFRSVRLELVGEDGSAIPFQCQYRTAALADPANHVGYFHATYRDHATPEPGKDLVLLDTKQAEGGGDWTGSFVGMSWIFSDRGVLSTLEGDPRFFFDDSQSPQAYGTGTEEWGGGGDYWGGQNMTLPFAGHPVGARNTNSAKCPEDLIQSAYRFLLADLMPFGKNARIQLEHGGVNESTEHYQSVVYWYGLPGASLVQTDSLKIGDDTSEQRHRYHSPQASAPYSITSRYELGPDTLRTPTKGDAEGGGNKSAVLEIFPAHTDIGRQTTGTSEFTLKLQPDNFGVLLRRTLDYQFPNQRAEIFVAEEKDGQAGEFQPAGVWYLAGANTCVYSNPKEELGATQHNVQTSNRRFRDDEFLVPRDLTAGRTTIRVRVKFTPKNIPLFPGHPLAEQAWSEIRYDAYCWVMPPMPGSGKK; encoded by the coding sequence ATGCGCAGCACTTGGAAATATCTATGGAACCTTGGGATGGTTTTACTGGGGACGATATCCGTCTTGGCCGGTGAAGAGCCGCCCATGATTCCGGTAGGGCTGGATGCCTATCGCATGTGGGAGCGCTGGCCGTATCAGCGGATCGGCGCGCGTGCCTACATGCGCAGCACGTATGACCGGCGCGGCGGCAATGAAGGAGCGGACGCCAGCCATTTCCTTTATCAACTCGCGGATGATTTCAATGTCACTCTGGATGTCGAGGGGCCGGGAATCCTGTGCTTTGCGCGTTACAATCATTGGCATGGCAGTCCCTGGCATTACGTCGTGGACGGCCAGGATCATCTCCTCCAGGAGACCGGCACCGCCGATCCTGTGAACGCGAAGAAAACCCTGACCCGCACGACCTTCCTGCCGGAGAACCTGCTCCCGGAACCCCTGGCCTGGACCTGGTCCACCACCAAAGGCGCTGATTTAATGTGGGTGCCGATGGGTTTTGAAAAATCCTTCCGCATGGCGTATTCGCGGACACGGTATGGCACCGGGTACTACATCTATCACCAATACGTGCGCGGCGCAAACCTGTCGCAGCCCATTCAAGCCTGGGATGGCAAGAACCCGCCCGATGGCGATGTGCTGGCGTTAATCAACCGCGCAGGTACGGATCTTACCACCGATTCCAAAACCATAAACAAAACGCCGCAACAGGCGTCCAATACGGTGGTCGGAGTGCTGCAAGAAGGTAAACCGCAGGTGCTGGCTACGCTGGCAGATGGCCCGGCCACCTTGAGAAAACTGGAATTCACCGTCAGCCGGGAACATGCGCTCAAATTTGGACGCGCCCGCTTGCGAATCACATGGGATGGTCGTCCGCAACCGTCGGTGGACGCGCCGCTGGCCCTGTTCTTTGGCGCCGGGGTTCTTTATAATCGCAATCAACAGCCCTATCTGGTCAAAGGGTTTCCGGTGCATATTCGGTATCAGGATGACTCGGTCACCCTGGCCTGCTATTTTCCCATGCCGTATTTCCGTTCGGTGCGCCTCGAACTCGTTGGCGAAGACGGATCGGCCATCCCGTTCCAGTGCCAGTACCGCACCGCAGCCCTGGCTGATCCAGCCAACCACGTCGGGTATTTCCACGCCACCTACCGCGACCATGCCACCCCGGAACCCGGCAAGGACCTCGTGTTGCTGGACACCAAACAGGCCGAAGGCGGCGGCGATTGGACCGGCAGCTTTGTGGGCATGTCCTGGATTTTCTCGGATCGCGGCGTGTTGAGTACCCTGGAAGGCGACCCGCGCTTTTTCTTCGATGACAGCCAGTCGCCCCAGGCGTACGGGACCGGCACCGAGGAATGGGGCGGCGGCGGGGATTACTGGGGCGGCCAGAACATGACGCTGCCGTTCGCCGGACATCCCGTCGGCGCGCGCAACACCAACAGCGCCAAATGCCCGGAAGACCTGATTCAATCCGCCTATCGCTTTCTATTGGCGGACCTGATGCCGTTCGGTAAAAACGCGCGCATCCAACTGGAACATGGCGGTGTCAATGAATCCACCGAACATTACCAAAGCGTGGTGTATTGGTACGGGCTGCCCGGCGCATCACTCGTGCAAACCGATTCCCTGAAAATCGGCGATGACACCAGCGAGCAACGTCACCGCTACCACTCTCCGCAAGCCTCGGCACCATATTCCATCACCTCCCGCTACGAGTTGGGACCGGACACCCTTCGCACCCCGACCAAAGGCGATGCGGAAGGGGGTGGCAACAAGTCTGCGGTATTGGAAATCTTTCCGGCGCATACCGACATAGGCCGCCAAACCACTGGCACTTCGGAATTCACGCTCAAACTGCAACCGGACAATTTCGGCGTTCTGTTGCGCCGCACCCTGGATTATCAATTTCCCAATCAACGCGCGGAAATTTTCGTGGCCGAGGAAAAGGATGGCCAAGCGGGCGAATTTCAACCCGCCGGAGTGTGGTACCTGGCCGGGGCAAACACCTGCGTGTATTCCAATCCCAAAGAGGAATTGGGCGCCACGCAACATAATGTTCAGACCTCCAACCGCCGGTTCCGCGATGACGAGTTCCTGGTTCCGCGCGACCTGACGGCCGGGCGCACCACCATTCGCGTGCGGGTAAAATTTACTCCGAAAAACATCCCCTTATTCCCCGGCCATCCTCTGGCTGAGCAGGCCTGGAGCGAAATCCGTTACGACGCCTATTGCTGGGTCATGCCACCCATGCCGGGCTCTGGGAAGAAATAG
- a CDS encoding type II toxin-antitoxin system Phd/YefM family antitoxin, whose protein sequence is MHSTITVSDLQKQTPKIVREIERQGMCGVTRNGRLAAFLISKSKVEAMIETMEILADPEAMKAIREFESGKMTTKSVESLDEN, encoded by the coding sequence ATGCATTCTACAATCACAGTCTCGGACCTGCAAAAGCAGACGCCCAAAATCGTGCGCGAGATCGAGCGCCAGGGCATGTGTGGCGTGACGCGCAACGGCCGTTTGGCGGCCTTCCTGATTTCCAAATCCAAAGTGGAGGCGATGATTGAGACCATGGAAATCCTTGCCGATCCGGAAGCCATGAAGGCCATCCGGGAGTTTGAGTCCGGAAAAATGACCACCAAAAGCGTGGAGTCTCTGGATGAAAACTAA